cttcccttttcttggcaaccaaacagagggttTACTAATCTCTTTATGTGTGCCTATTTTATTAAGTTTCACCTTTTTCACTAGTCTCTAGATGACATAGAAGAGGGTGGGTCTTCCAATTCAAAATCTGATGGGCAAGACAGATCTTCTGGATTATCAAAAAATGGTACTTTCTCTTTCCACCTTGATTTATCATTTGATTTTATGGAGTAAGATACTTGCAACATCAGGTATTCTTTTCATGTATGTTAACCTTTTGTTTGGATCACAAAAGGTgtgaagagaaggaaaaagaaaagaaaagaaaaactgaaaaaaataaaaaatatgttcaaaCTTTTTGTCTAGTCCTTCGCTTTTGTTCATCTTCTATACatacaataaaaaatcagaaaatgtgTGTTTTTAAACAACttcaagcattttttttagcattttccaTGGCAAACCAAACAAGGCTAttgtttttccccttttcctAATACTTATAAGATCTGGATAGAACATGAGTGTTTGAGATTGAGCTCCATTTTGGCAAAAATGACTTTGTGAACCAAGATTGGAATTGTCAGCTCCTtacacatttattttatttgttcagATAACAGAAGAGAGAAATCTCTTGGGCTTCTTACACAGAATTTTATCAAGCTTTTCCTTTGCTCGGATGTAAGTCAAgcgtttaaattatttatttgttacaaactttaaattgttttttggtCAATTCATATccctttatttcttttctttaggcAGATTTGATCTCCTTAGATTGTGCTGCAATGGCTTTATTGGGTGATGGACACAATTCAACAGCTATGAGAAGTAATTACATTCCCATCATCCTTTATAATTTGATCTTTTTAGTAGAGGAATGCAAGAAAGTGCCTTATACTTTGACTGAAATTGTCTTTCTAAGATAATTCTGCAGCAAAAGTTAGACGCCTGTATGACATAGCCAATGTGTTATCTTCCATGAACCTAATAGAGAAGGTAAAATATATTCTTGAAATTCTTTGATGGTGAATCAGAGGAGCTTGATTAGGAATCATCCATCTTTTCTTTCCTCTAATTAGTTATAGTTTTGCAGACCCCTCACCCAGAGAGCAGAAAACCAGCATTTAGGTGGCTGGGAGTAAAAGGAAAACTCAAGAACGCATCTGCTACTGCTATGGATGTCCAACAGCCTAAGAAGAGAGTGTTCGGGACTGATGTTACAAACTATAGTTTGAAGAGAAATAAGGAGGATTCTTCAACCGATTGGAAGTCAAACCAGAATATAAATATGCCATTGCATATGAAACCTGGTGATTTGGAAAACAATGGGGATGGATTGGAGCAGAATTCAAAACATAGCTCAAAGGGGTTTGTATTTGGCCCATTCACTCCTGCATCTGCTCCTGGAGTAGGAGACTCTGCAAATAAAATCATGAAACCTACACAGGACTGGGAGAGCCTGGCTTCTACCTTTCGTCCTCAGTATCGGAATCAAGGTACCTTAACCTCAATTTCATTCTAAAATTCTTAATGACCTACCTTTTCAAATTATGCACAGTAAATTAgtggtaatatttttttacttgacCGCAATGTCAAGTGGGGAAATTCAAGCATTGACAGTATTCAATGTGTTGAAAATGCTTAACAATCACTGCAAGTGGCTTACAATGCTTTCAGTAAAAGAAACTCTCTTCAGCTTTTAGCTATTCTATTGTTCCATTGGAaacatcatttattttttctcaattagcTTTCCTACTCTTTGCATCTTTGAAAGATTTAAAACTACATTGTAAATCCATAACAATTCACTCTCAactgtgtagatattatccgtTTTAAGCTCTTAAGGCTTTAAAATATGTCTATAGGaactttttctcctatttgATGTGAGATATTACAAACCCCTCTCTCACCCCCTCACGTAGACACAATGTCCTTATTGTGTTTCATATAATTATgaggccaaacaaacaaacaccttTCACAAGGCCATACAAACCCTTACACCATAATCGGGGATCGACTTTAATAACATTTGTAATGATCCGTTctcaatcatataaatattgtccACTTTGAGTTTAAGGGGCTCTCACggttttaaaatgcatttacaTGGTGCCTATACATATATAGTCAGAAACTTTTTCTtatatccgatgtgggatatcataGAATCTGTTCTAGAGGTCACTTGGACGTCATTGCTTGTATAGCTGCAATCTTCTCAACCCCATTACTCTATTAATTACTCAATACTCCTAACTTTTCTTGGGTTTTTGCACCAGATTGTATGCCTGAGGTTCTTCTTTTCATGCTTTTCATGTGGTTCTCTAGATGATACATATCTTTCGCATGTTAAATGCACTTAATTATGTTTCACATATAATCTCTCCAGCAACTGAACTGTTGAAAGGTTTTATTGATGATGGTGTGGCAGCTATCAGTGACCTATTTGGACATTACGTGGAAGCATGGAAGTCATGGTATGTTGAAGTTGCTGGGAAGAAACAGACGAACTctagataaaataaaagacatttCCAACTACAGCAATGAAATacaccttttccttttcctagcCATGAAGATCACAATTCATGAGTTCATGTTGGAAGCATTTTCTTGATGCGCCAATTGGAACGCTTGTCACCAACTCTGCTCATTAACACCTTCAGTATCATAGtcctgattttttttcccttttctccaCAGCTGTAAGTCTCCAAGGTTTGATCGGTTTGGATAAATGAACATGTAATAATACAGGGATAGCAAGAGTGATTTTCCATTTCCCTTGCCCAATTCATATTTGGAAAGAGAaacattaaaaagaatttttctttttctcaaattcttGTAGATGGTCAAGACAACTGTCTTCCCTTGGACATTTCATTTGACAATTCATATGTTGAGGCACTCAACCCAAACTGCTTCAATTGGGGTACAAGAACTTCAGATTTGATACACATTAGACCTAGTAGAAACCTGAAGAAACATCGTGGAGAAAGCATGTCTTCTCTTGGTATTTAAGGCAtatgttaaaaat
Above is a genomic segment from Vitis riparia cultivar Riparia Gloire de Montpellier isolate 1030 chromosome 14, EGFV_Vit.rip_1.0, whole genome shotgun sequence containing:
- the LOC117929617 gene encoding E2F transcription factor-like E2FF isoform X2, which codes for MSSFVSRENDPKAQCFYSRKEKSLGLLCTNFLSLYDREDVESIGLDDAASRLGVERRRIYDIVNILESVGILARKAKNQYSWKGFGAIPRALEELKEEGLRENFNISDCCNFAKSLDDIEEGGSSNSKSDGQDRSSGLSKNDNRREKSLGLLTQNFIKLFLCSDADLISLDCAAMALLGDGHNSTAMRTKVRRLYDIANVLSSMNLIEKTPHPESRKPAFRWLGVKGKLKNASATAMDVQQPKKRVFGTDVTNYSLKRNKEDSSTDWKSNQNINMPLHMKPGDLENNGDGLEQNSKHSSKGFVFGPFTPASAPGVGDSANKIMKPTQDWESLASTFRPQYRNQAISDLFGHYVEAWKSWYVEVAGKKQTNSR
- the LOC117929617 gene encoding E2F transcription factor-like E2FF isoform X1 — protein: MSSFVSRENDPKAQCFYSRKEKSLGLLCTNFLSLYDREDVESIGLDDAASRLGVERRRIYDIVNILESVGILARKAKNQYSWKGFGAIPRALEELKEEGLRENFNISDCCNFAKSLDDIEEGGSSNSKSDGQDRSSGLSKNDNRREKSLGLLTQNFIKLFLCSDADLISLDCAAMALLGDGHNSTAMRNNSAAKVRRLYDIANVLSSMNLIEKTPHPESRKPAFRWLGVKGKLKNASATAMDVQQPKKRVFGTDVTNYSLKRNKEDSSTDWKSNQNINMPLHMKPGDLENNGDGLEQNSKHSSKGFVFGPFTPASAPGVGDSANKIMKPTQDWESLASTFRPQYRNQAISDLFGHYVEAWKSWYVEVAGKKQTNSR